CATCTGCACAGCCGCAGGCCGGAGCGGTTCGAGCCGCGTGAGTTCTCTGATGAATCGAGCCTGCGGGAACGGGATGTGGTCAACGGCTACCTGATGCCCGATGCAGAGGGTGCCTATGAGGTGGAGGATCTGGAGAAGGCCAGGTTCCCCGATGGCTGGCTGGAAACCGACAAAAGCGGCGAGCTGGTGCTCAAGCGCACCTACCGGGAGTTCGCTCCGGTGCCGTGCCGGATCAAAGCGGATGGAGGCACGAGCAGTGACGGAACCCCAGCCTGGTTCCTCAAAGGCAGTTTCCGCTTCTGCCCCAGCTGCGGGGTGGAGCACAACGTGCGCGGCAGCGAGTTCCGCAAGCTCTGCGGCCTGAATTCCGAGGGCCGCAGCTCGGCCACCACCACCTTGAGCCTGGCGGTGCTGCGCCAGTTGCTCAGCTTCCCGGAGCAGGAGATCCCCGACAACGCTCGCAAGCTCCTGGCCTTCAGCGACAACCGCCAGGACGCCTCGCTGCAGGCGGGTCACTTCAACGACTTCGTGCGGGTGCTGCAGCTGCGGGCCGGTCTTGTGGCGGCGCTGCGCGGCAAGCCAGGCCATGAGTTGAGCCTGGAGACTCTGGCGCTCGACACCGAGAAGGCGCTGCGCCTGTCAGCCGATGACTTCATCGCCACCAAGGGCGTGAAACCCAACGTGGAGCAGGAGCGCCGCAAGGCTTTGCGGGGGGTGCTGGAGTATCGGCTGCTGGTGGATCTGCGCAAGGGCTGGCGGCTCACCAACCCCAACCTGGAGCAGCTGCGGCTGTTGGAGATCGACTACGCCGAGCTGGTGAACTGCGCCGAGGACCAGGCCGATTGGCAGCAGCGCCATCCGCTCCTGGCCCAGGCCAGCAGCGAGGAGCGCTTCCTGATCCTGCACCGCTTGCTGGAGGAGATGCGCGAGCGGTTGGCAATCGATTGTGATGCCCTGGGACTGGAGGAGTTCGAGCGCCGCCGCAAGGCCTGTTTCGACCTGGAGGAGGTGTGGGGCATCCGGGCGGAAGAACAGCCCGAGCTGGCTCGCACCGTGCTGATGAGCCCGGTCACCGCAGAGCAGCGCCTGCAGCGACTGGAGGGTCTGTCATTACGTGGTGCCTTTGGACGCTGGCTCAAGGCCCGCGAGCGCTGGCTGTCGGTGGAGGAGTTGCACCGCGGCCTGAAGTGGAAGGACGACCTGTATCAGGAGATCACCGGCCACCTGCTGGCGATGCTCACGGCCTGGGGTCTGGTCAAGCCAAAAGAGGTGAAGGTCGGCAAGCGCAAGAGCGAGGTGCTGCAGGGCTGGCGATTGAACAGCTCAGCCCTGCGTTGGAACCTGGTGGATCCTGATGCTCCAGCGCAGGCCGCCTACGCCGAGCGGTTGCGCCAGCAACTGGAATCCAGCGGCCGGCGCGGACCCGTGAATGCCTATTTCCGGAACCTCTATGAGGATCTTGCTGCGCTGATTGCCGACTCAGGCCAGGCCGAAGGCAGGCCATTCGTTCAGACCCTGGAAGCACGGGAGCACACGGCCCAGGTGGATGCCGGGGTTCGGGAACAGCGGGAGAAGCAGTTCCGTGATGCCCGCCTGCGGCTGCTCTATTGCTCCCCCACCATGGAGCTGGGCGTGGACATCTCCTCGCTCAACACGGTGTACCTGCGCAATGTGCCGCCCACACCGGCCAACTATGCCCAGCGCAGTGGCCGTGCCGGGCGGAGCGGACAACCAGCGCTGGTGCTCAGCTACTGCGGTGCCACGTCGCCGCACGATCAATACTTCTTCTCCGACCCCACCCGCATGGTGGCCGGTGCCGTGAGCGCCCCCACGCTGGAGCTGGCCAATGAGGAGCTGCTGAAAGCGCATTTCCGGGCCCTGTGGCTGGCAGCCACGCGCCAGCGATTGCCAGGCAAGGTGAAGGAGCTCGTGGATCTCGCCGCCGAGGGAAGGCCGCTGGTGGCGGATCTGCGCGACTCCCTGGCCAGTGATGACGCCTGCCGCAGTGCCCAGGCCGATGGCCAGGCGATCGTCGACGACCTGATCGAGAACCACTGGTTGGGCAGCAGCCCGCCAACCTGGCTCACCGGCAGCTGGTTGGATGCCCTGATCCGGGGTGCGGCCCTCGATTTCGACGCGGCGCTGCGCCGTTGGCGGGATCTGCTGGAGGCGGTCGACAGCCAGTTCGCCCAGGCCCAGAAGGATCTGGCCAATCACGCTCTGTCAGAGCGCGAACGGCAGGCGGCGGATCAGCGGCAGCGAGCGGCACGGCTGCAACAGCAGCTGTTGCTGGCCGACAAACCCGGCAGCGGCAACAACAACAACGACTTCAGCACCTACCGCTATCTGGCCAGCCAGGGCTTCATGCCGGGCTACAACTTCCCGCGCCTGCCGCTGATGGCCTACATCCCCGGCAGCCGTGAGCAGGTGGGAGGCGGCACGTTTATCACCCGGCCGCGCTTCGTGGGGATCAGCGAGTTCGGGCCCCATTCACTGATCTATCACGAGGGCAACACCTACAAGGTGAAGGGCGCGATCCTGGGCCTGCAGGACAACGCGGTGGCCGCGGGCACCGTGACCCTGGCCACCCAGGACGCCCTGCTCTGCGGCGTCTGTGGTCATGCCCACCTGGGTTCGGCCCTTGATGAAGTGGAGCTGTGCCGCCACTGCGGTGCGCCGCTCCAGGAGGAACCGAAAGGCAAGGCGGTGCGGGTGCCACGGCTGTATCAGATCGAGCAGGTGAACACCCGCCGCGCCGAGCGGATCACCTCCGACGACGAGGAGCGGCAACGGCTGGGCTACGAGCTGCTCACCACCTATGAGTTCCCGCAGGAGAACGGTGTGGTGAATGTGGCGCGGGCGCAGGTGAGCAGTGGCGGCCAGCCGCTGCTGGAGCTGAGCTATGCGCCCGCCACCACGATCAGCCGCATCAACCTCGGCTGGCGACGGCGCGAGAACCGCAGCGACATGGGTTTCCCCATCCACCCGATCAGCGGCCGCTGGGGCGGAGAGAAACAGCTGGAAGCTGGCAACGCCACCACTGGCGAGGGAGAGGACGATGCGGCCGAAGTGGGTTACGTGAAGATCACGCCTTACGTGCAGGACCGTAAGAACGCCCTGCTGTTGCAGTTCCCCAATCAGCCGGCCAGCGGCAACTGGACGGCGCTGCAGCTGCTCAGCCTGAAGAACGCCCTGAAGCGCGGCATCGAGGTGGCCTTCCAGCTCGATGGCAGCGAGATCGCCGCTGAGCTGATGCCAAACGACGAGGAGGCCAGCGCCCTGTTGCTCTATGAGAGCGCCGAGGGCGGGGCCGGGGTGCTGAGCCGCCTGGTGGAGAGCCCCGCAGCGCTGCGGCAGTTGGGCCGCACCGCCCTGGAGGTGTGCCACTGGCGGCTGAGCGATCCCTTGCCGGTGCTCGAAGCGGCCCTGGAGGATGCCGATCCGGAGTGTGAGGCCGGCTGCTACCGCTGCCTGCTCGGCTATCACAACCAACGAGAGCACGACCGGATCGACCGCCGCATCCCTGAGCTCAAGCAGTTCCTGCTGGATCTGGCCCGCGGTGAGCTGGTGGGTCAGGGAGGCACCGACAGCCGCAGCGAGCGGCTGGAGCGGCTGCGTGGCTTCTGCCAGAGCGGCCTGGAGCGCCTCTGGCTGGAGACAGCCTTCCGGCTGGGTCATCACCTGCCCGATGACGCCCAGAAGGAGGTGAGCGGTCACTTCGTGACGCCTGATTTCACCTACCGCGAGGCCGGGGCGTTGGTGTTCATCGATGGCCCCCACCACCAGAAACCCCTGCAGCAGCGGCTGGACCAACAGAAGCGCCGGGACCTCAAGGATGCCGGCATCCGCGTGGTGGTCTTTGACCAGCACAGCGATGAATGGCCGGGGGTGTTCCGCGAGCACGCCTGGCTCTTCGGGGAAGGGAAGGGTGGTGGCAGCAGCCCCCCTCCAGCACCGCAGCAGCCGTCAGGGGGCCCCGCCACCGGCCACGAATCCCAAGGACCGGATCTTGGTGAAGCCCTTGATGCCGTGTTTGCCCAACACCAGCAGCTGTTCGGCAAGGAGGCTCAGCCATGACCAGCACCCTCAGCCAGCCCACCTCCAGCCAACCCCCAGCGCTGCCCGACATCCCCAGCCCCGGCTCGATCGTCAAGGTGCGCGGGCGGGAGTGGGTGACGCTGCCCCAGAGCCGCGTGGAGAAGCAGGACCAGGTGCTGCGGCTGCGGCCCCTGGGCGGCGGGGATCAGACGATCGCCACCCTGTTCTGGCCGCTGGAGGGCGAGCAGGTGAAGCCGGCCAGCTTTGCCCTGCCGGATCCGGCCCTCAGCGGCTCCCAGAGCTCGGCGCTGCTGCTGCGCGATGCCCTGCTGCTCAAGCTGCGCGCCGGTGCGGGCCCGTTCCGCTGCCTGGGCAATGTGGCGCTGGAGCCCCGGCCATACCAGTTGGTGCCGCTGCTGATGGCGCTCAAGCAGGAGGTGAGTCGGGTGCTGATCGCCGATGAAGTGGGCCTCGGCAAAACGGTGGAGGCGCTGCTGATCGCCCGGGAACTGCTCGATCGCGGTGAGATCCGCAAGGTCACGGTGATCTGCCCGCCGCACCTGTGTGAGAAGTGGAAGAGCGACATGATCCGCCAGTTCAACCTGGCGGCCGAGGTGGTGCGGCCTGGCACGGCCCAGAAGCTGGAGCGGGGCCTGCCGGCCGGCAAGTCGATCTTTGATGTGATCCCGTTCACGGTGGTGAGCCTCGACTGGATCAAGAGCGACCGCAACCGCGAGGGCTTCCTGCGCAGCTGCGGCGAGTTCGTGATCGTGGACGAGGCCCACACCTGCGCGGCCCGCAAGGGGGGCGGGCGCCAGCAGCGCTATGTGCTGCTGCGGGGCCTGGCCGCTGATCCCCAGCGCCACTTGGTGCTGCTCACCGCGACCCCCCACAGCGGCGACAAGGAGGCGTTCGACAACCTGCTCGGGCTGCTCGATCCCAAGTTCGAGGGCCTCAGCGAGATGCCCGAGGGTCAGCGCCGCAAGGACCTGCGCGATGAGCTGGGCAACTACTTCGTGCAGCGCCGCCGGCTCGATCTCAAGGAAGAGTGGGGCACCGAGGGAGCCGACTTCCCCGATCGTGAAACCCGCGAGGCCACTTACACCCTCAGCGGCGACTGGGGACGTCTATTCGATGACGTGCTGGCCTATGCCCGTGAACTCGTGGAGCGGAGCGTTGGCGAAAGCAAGTTGCGCCAGCGGATGAGCTGGTGGGCGGCCCTGGCGTTGCTGCGCTGCGTCAGCAGCAGCCCCGCCGCAGCCTCCGCCTCCCTGCGCACCAAGCTGTTCAATCTCCAGAACGGCGCTGATGCCGCCTCGGCGCCCAGTGATGACGAGCTGGCCGATGACCTGGAAGCCATGGCCACCCTGGCCGTGCTCGACGGCGCCGAAGAGGAGTTCAGCGCAGAAGAAGCAGCCCCGGGAGCCGATCTGGCGGAGTCGGCCGATGCCGGGCTGTTGAAGGATCTGATCGAGCGCTCGGATCGCCTGCGCGGCAAGGCCCACGATCCCAAGCTCAAGCAGCTGCTGAAGGAGCTCAAGGGGCTGCTGGCGGAGGGCTTCCGGCCAGTGATCTTCTGCCGTTTCCGGCCCACAGCTCACTACCTGGCGGAGCAACTGGAGGAGGAACTGCCCAAGCGCGCGCATGTGGTGATGGCCGTCACCGGTGATCTGCCGCCGGAGGAGCGGGTGGAGCGCATCCGCGAGCTGCAGCAGGAGCTGGCGAACGGCAAGGTGCCCGTGCTGGTGGCCACCGACTGCCTCTCGGAGGGCATCGACCTGCAGCACACCTTCGATGCGGTGATGCACTACGACCTCTGCTGGAACCCCACCCGCCACGAGCAGCGCGAGGGTCGGGTGGATCGCTTTGGCCAGGCTCGCAGTGCCGTGCGGGCGCTGATGCTGCACGGCGGCGACTCCAACCCGGTGGATGAGCGGGTGCGGACGGTGATCCTCGAAAAGGAGAAGACGATCCGCAAGGAGCTGGGGGTGAGCGTGCCGATCCCCGGCAACGCCAACACCATCACCCAGGCGGTTCTGGGCGGGATCTTCGGGAAGGCCGCCAAGGCAATTCAGGGGTTCCTCAACCTCGGCCTGCCTGGCTTCGGTGGTTCTGGATCAGACCTTGATGCCGTGATTGACGCCGAATGGCAGAGCGCCAAGGAGAACGCCAAGGCCACGCGCACGATCTTTGCCCAGCGCAGCCTCAAACCGGAGGAAGCCCTCCGCGAATGGGACCGCACGCGCGAATCCCTCGGCAGCGCCGATGCGGTGGAGCGGCTGGTGCTCAACGCCTGCCGCCGCCTCAACCTGCCGATCGGGGCGTTGCCGGCTGCAGGTGGCTGGGAGCTCGATCTCACCCGCCTGGAGGACAACCGCCAGGCCCTGAACGAGCGCCTGCGCAACCACGACCTCGGCGGCAAGCTGCGGCTCAGTTTCCGCTCCCCTGCCCGTGACGGCAGCCAGCTGCTCAGCCGCTCCCATCCGCTGGTGGTGGAGCTGGCCGATTTCGTGGCCGAGCGGGCCCTCAGCGGACTGGAGCCTGAGCTGGCGGCTCGCGCCTCCGTGATCCGCACCAAGGCGGTGGCCAAACGCACCCAGGTGCTGGTGCTGCGGCTGCGGCACCAGCTGCACCAGTCGCGGTGGACGGGCAATCAGTACGAGGCCCTGCCCGATCTGCTGGTGGAGGAATGCCTCACGGCCCGGGTGAACGGTGATGGTTTGGAACCACTGGAGGGTGCCGCAGCGCTGGAGCTGCTGGAAGCCCCCGCCAGCGGCAACATCGATCCGGGGCAGCGCCAGCAGTGGCTTCAAGAGGCGGTGGCAGAGCTCGATGCTCTGCAGCCGGCATTGGCGGCCTTGGCTGAGCGGCGTGCCGATCTGGCGGAGGAAGACCACCGCCGCGTACGCGAGGCCTCGCTGCGCTCGGGGGAATCGCTGCGGATGCGCTTTCGCTGTGAACCGAGCCTGCCGGTGGATGTGATCGGCCTGATTGTTCTCCTCCCTGCCCCCAACCTTTGAGCCATGGCCCGCACCACCGCCACCGTCAGCTTCCAGGCGATCGAGCTCAAGGGCAGCCTGCTGCCGGGATCCCTTCTGGAGCAGGTAGCCCGCCTGAACGCCCCGATGCAGAAGGAGGCCGACTACGGCCTGGCCAAGGGCGAGCGGCTACGGGAGCGGATCGATGCGGCCTGGGTACGGCTCAAGGAGATCTGGGAGGAATACAGAGATCTGCGTGAACGGGCGGCGCAGAGCACGGCGGGCCTGCATGCCTCTGTGCGCATCCTGCGCGAGGTGCTGGGCTGGCCGGACCTGCAGCCCTGCAGCGGCTGGCAACACGGCGAATCCCAGTTCCCGATCACCCACCGAGCCTTTGAGGGCACCGTTCCCCTGATCGTGCGCGGCATCGCGGCCGATCAGCTCGACAAGGGCAGCAGCCAGTTCGGCCAGGAAGGTCGTCGCCGCTCTCCGCACAGCTGCCTGCAGGAATGCCTCAATGCCGACGACAACGCCAACTGGGGGCTGCTGCTCACGGGAGATCGACTGCGGCTGTTGCACGACAACCCCTCGCTGGTGAAGCCGGCCTACCTGGCGGTGGATCTGGAGCTGCTGGTGGAAGGCGAGCTGTTCGATGAGTTCGCGGTGCTCTGGCTGCTGCTGCACGCCAGCCGCTTCCGCCATCCGCAGACGGGCAGCTGCGTTCTGGATGCCTGGAAGGAGCAGGCGCAGGAGGCG
This portion of the Cyanobium sp. NIES-981 genome encodes:
- a CDS encoding DEAD/DEAH box helicase translates to MDVFSFRDRVVEDYGQFSRSFTQIKARDLRDFVDGRYGAGEYWPSPLIQLNPSFVGGGSIGALVEEGLLHPECSRIFRWGKDRGEGVELLLHRHQREAIEIARAGGSLVVISGTGSGKSLGYMIPIINRVLEERQGGDQSKRIRAIVIYPMNALCNSQIEELQKYLGWGYPGGPRVTFARYTGQESEEEREKIKNDPPDILLTNYVMLEYILTRQDPLDQKVISDAQGLEFLVLDELHTYRGRQGADVALLVRRVRQRLNADLICIGTSATMASEGTAAERNGTVAQVASKLFGTGIPVENIVTETLERLTVGDLPDATELGSALDGDYSPETTAAWSPDDLRHHPLARWVELRLGLEREDGRADGKWVRCRPRTLQDAALELARASGRLAADADPDSEPGQRMREAVLTSLRQFLLAAYQVEVGPNRRFFAFRLHQFVSAGGDVHSSLEAPGRRYLTLKGQKYQPNAGRQALLYPVVFCRSCGQEFHPVWAHLHSRRPERFEPREFSDESSLRERDVVNGYLMPDAEGAYEVEDLEKARFPDGWLETDKSGELVLKRTYREFAPVPCRIKADGGTSSDGTPAWFLKGSFRFCPSCGVEHNVRGSEFRKLCGLNSEGRSSATTTLSLAVLRQLLSFPEQEIPDNARKLLAFSDNRQDASLQAGHFNDFVRVLQLRAGLVAALRGKPGHELSLETLALDTEKALRLSADDFIATKGVKPNVEQERRKALRGVLEYRLLVDLRKGWRLTNPNLEQLRLLEIDYAELVNCAEDQADWQQRHPLLAQASSEERFLILHRLLEEMRERLAIDCDALGLEEFERRRKACFDLEEVWGIRAEEQPELARTVLMSPVTAEQRLQRLEGLSLRGAFGRWLKARERWLSVEELHRGLKWKDDLYQEITGHLLAMLTAWGLVKPKEVKVGKRKSEVLQGWRLNSSALRWNLVDPDAPAQAAYAERLRQQLESSGRRGPVNAYFRNLYEDLAALIADSGQAEGRPFVQTLEAREHTAQVDAGVREQREKQFRDARLRLLYCSPTMELGVDISSLNTVYLRNVPPTPANYAQRSGRAGRSGQPALVLSYCGATSPHDQYFFSDPTRMVAGAVSAPTLELANEELLKAHFRALWLAATRQRLPGKVKELVDLAAEGRPLVADLRDSLASDDACRSAQADGQAIVDDLIENHWLGSSPPTWLTGSWLDALIRGAALDFDAALRRWRDLLEAVDSQFAQAQKDLANHALSERERQAADQRQRAARLQQQLLLADKPGSGNNNNDFSTYRYLASQGFMPGYNFPRLPLMAYIPGSREQVGGGTFITRPRFVGISEFGPHSLIYHEGNTYKVKGAILGLQDNAVAAGTVTLATQDALLCGVCGHAHLGSALDEVELCRHCGAPLQEEPKGKAVRVPRLYQIEQVNTRRAERITSDDEERQRLGYELLTTYEFPQENGVVNVARAQVSSGGQPLLELSYAPATTISRINLGWRRRENRSDMGFPIHPISGRWGGEKQLEAGNATTGEGEDDAAEVGYVKITPYVQDRKNALLLQFPNQPASGNWTALQLLSLKNALKRGIEVAFQLDGSEIAAELMPNDEEASALLLYESAEGGAGVLSRLVESPAALRQLGRTALEVCHWRLSDPLPVLEAALEDADPECEAGCYRCLLGYHNQREHDRIDRRIPELKQFLLDLARGELVGQGGTDSRSERLERLRGFCQSGLERLWLETAFRLGHHLPDDAQKEVSGHFVTPDFTYREAGALVFIDGPHHQKPLQQRLDQQKRRDLKDAGIRVVVFDQHSDEWPGVFREHAWLFGEGKGGGSSPPPAPQQPSGGPATGHESQGPDLGEALDAVFAQHQQLFGKEAQP
- a CDS encoding helicase-related protein; the encoded protein is MTSTLSQPTSSQPPALPDIPSPGSIVKVRGREWVTLPQSRVEKQDQVLRLRPLGGGDQTIATLFWPLEGEQVKPASFALPDPALSGSQSSALLLRDALLLKLRAGAGPFRCLGNVALEPRPYQLVPLLMALKQEVSRVLIADEVGLGKTVEALLIARELLDRGEIRKVTVICPPHLCEKWKSDMIRQFNLAAEVVRPGTAQKLERGLPAGKSIFDVIPFTVVSLDWIKSDRNREGFLRSCGEFVIVDEAHTCAARKGGGRQQRYVLLRGLAADPQRHLVLLTATPHSGDKEAFDNLLGLLDPKFEGLSEMPEGQRRKDLRDELGNYFVQRRRLDLKEEWGTEGADFPDRETREATYTLSGDWGRLFDDVLAYARELVERSVGESKLRQRMSWWAALALLRCVSSSPAAASASLRTKLFNLQNGADAASAPSDDELADDLEAMATLAVLDGAEEEFSAEEAAPGADLAESADAGLLKDLIERSDRLRGKAHDPKLKQLLKELKGLLAEGFRPVIFCRFRPTAHYLAEQLEEELPKRAHVVMAVTGDLPPEERVERIRELQQELANGKVPVLVATDCLSEGIDLQHTFDAVMHYDLCWNPTRHEQREGRVDRFGQARSAVRALMLHGGDSNPVDERVRTVILEKEKTIRKELGVSVPIPGNANTITQAVLGGIFGKAAKAIQGFLNLGLPGFGGSGSDLDAVIDAEWQSAKENAKATRTIFAQRSLKPEEALREWDRTRESLGSADAVERLVLNACRRLNLPIGALPAAGGWELDLTRLEDNRQALNERLRNHDLGGKLRLSFRSPARDGSQLLSRSHPLVVELADFVAERALSGLEPELAARASVIRTKAVAKRTQVLVLRLRHQLHQSRWTGNQYEALPDLLVEECLTARVNGDGLEPLEGAAALELLEAPASGNIDPGQRQQWLQEAVAELDALQPALAALAERRADLAEEDHRRVREASLRSGESLRMRFRCEPSLPVDVIGLIVLLPAPNL